A window of the Spirochaetota bacterium genome harbors these coding sequences:
- a CDS encoding precorrin-3B C(17)-methyltransferase, with translation PKSSKRIKPLTKAWDILMQYKSPHTPVGIVRNAYRESEVVEIVTLKDMLKSDSIDMFTTIIIGNSETYVKDGYMITPRGYNFDR, from the coding sequence ATCCAAAGAGCAGCAAAAGGATAAAGCCGCTCACTAAGGCATGGGATATCTTAATGCAATATAAATCTCCGCATACACCAGTGGGCATAGTAAGGAATGCCTATAGAGAGAGCGAGGTTGTAGAGATAGTCACTCTTAAAGATATGCTAAAATCAGATAGTATTGATATGTTCACAACAATAATAATAGGAAATAGCGAAACCTATGTCAAAGATGGATACATGATCACACCCAGGGGGTATAACTTTGACAGATGA